A region of the Arenibacter antarcticus genome:
AAGGCTAAGATTTTCACTTTGGACACCAGTGTTTTCCGCAATGAAATAAAGGCAAGCACTTCAAAAAAAGTCAAAAAAGTTCTTGTTTTTCCCGATGAGGATGGCAATCTAATCCCTTTTCAAATAGAGGAATCGGCCGTTCTATCGCCTGCACTTTCGCAAAAATATCCCGAAATAAAATCCTATGTCGGACTTAGCCTTGACAAGAAAGGTGATCGAATACGCTTTAGTGTTTCCCACAAAGGGATCCAAAGTATGATTGTCCATGCCAATGGCAAGAGTGCCACTTTTATGCAAAAATCTTCCCAGTCCAACAATGAGTATATTGTTTACAACAGAGGAGACACCTATATGATGGATACTAATTTCATCTGCGAAACCAAATCGGCTTTAGAAACCGGCAAAGGTATTTCCACCAATAAATTAGTAGACGGTCAGGTATTGCGAAAATACAGGATTGCTATTTCTGCCACAGGAGAATATACAGCCTTTCATGGAGGAACGGTACTCGATGCCCTTGCAGCAATAAACGCCACCATTACCCGTATAAACGAAGTATTTGAACGCGATTTGGCAATCAGTCTGGAAATAGTAACCGATACAGACAAGGTCATTTACACCAATAAGAACTCTGACCCCTATGGCATCAACTTAAATACTGAAGTACAGAGCACCCTAAACACTATTATTGGACCAACGAATTACGACCTAGGACACCTTTTCCATAAGGATCAAAATGGAGGGAATGCCGGTTTTATAGGCTCGGTCTGCATCGATTCTAGAAAAGGAAGCGCATATTCATCGGCCATAACCCCACAGGGAGATGTATTTGACATGGATTTTGTGGCCCATGAATTGGGGCATCAATTTGGCGCCAACCACACTTGGTCCTTTGAATCTGAAGGCACCTTGATACAGGCAGAGCCGGGAAGTGGTAGCACCATTATGGGATATGCTGGCATTTCGGGAAACAACAATGTAACCTTGAGCGGAGACGATTATTTCCACTATTTCAGTATCCTTCAAATTTCGGAATATGCAAAAACCACCAGTTGCAGTCAGGAGATAGCCATTATAAACAATCCGCCCCAGATAATACCCACCAACGGCCATACCATTCCAAAAACAACGGCATTTGTTTTGACAGGCAATGCAACAGATGTGGATGTAGATGACATTCTGACTTATAACTGGGAGCAAGTAAATGACGGTGTAGTTACCCAGACCAGCTTTGGGCCCACCAATCTAAGCGGGGCCAACTTTAGGTCTTTACAACCCAGTGTAAAATCGTCCAGATACTTCCCAAAGCTCAGCAGTATTGTAAGCGGCAACCTTACCCAAACAAATCCGACCACCAATAGCACTTGGGAAACGGTTTCCGATGTAGAAAGAGATTTGGATTTTGCCCTTACCGTAAGGGATAATAGTTCTGGTGGCGGACAAGTAGACTCAGATCTGATAAAGGTGAGGGTCACCAACCAGGCTGGACCATTCCTTATTACTTCCCAGGCTTCTACTGAAACCTATATTGCAGGCACCAGACAAGAGGTGATTTGGGATGTTGCCAATACTGACCAACAACCCGTAAACGAACAAAAGGTGGACATTTATTTTTCTGCCAACGGTGGAGCCTCCTTTCCTATCCAGTTAGCGGAGGGGGTGCCAAATGACGGCAGGCATGAAATACTTATCCCTAGTTTTGCCACACCAACTGCCAGAATAATGGTTCGTGCACACAACAATATATTTTTAGCGGTAAACACCACTAATTTCATCATTGCAGAGTCGGAAATAGTTTTAGATTTCCCCAAGTTACAGTATGAGGTGTGCCAGGGCAACGACCTATCAACTCCCTTTACCTATACAACCTTTGATGGGTTTTCTGAAGAGGCCACCTTTTCAGTCACAGGAATACCTCCCGGATTGGGGGTGGATTTCTCCCCTTTATCCACCGCAGTAAATGACACCCTCGTAGACATTACTTTTTCTAACACCAATGCCGCAAACCCAGGCCTTTATCCCATCACTATAACAGCTACGACCATAAGCCATACCAAATCTATTGTTATCGATTTAAATATTCTGGACACTAATTTTACAGATGTTGTGCTTCAATTGCCTGCCAATGGCGCTACGGATACTGGTATAGGAACCAAATTGGAATGGGAATCTAACCCCAATTATAGCGCCTTTGAAGTGGAGATTGCTGAAGATCCTGGATTTACCACTATTATTGAAACCAACAACACTATTTTTAACACCTACCTAACCAACAGCTTAACCGAAGGGGAAACCTACTATTGGCGTGTTAAACCCATAAATAGCTGTGGGGAAGGCACATTTAGCCCTCCATTTAGCTTTTCTACCATTGATCTGGACTGCTATACGAAAATCGCTTCAGGGCTTCCTATGACAATTTCCTCATCGGGAACCTCTACCACAACCTCCACAATAACTGTATTAAACGACCTGCCTATTGCGGATATCAATGTGAATTTGGACCTCACACATTCGTTTCTTGCCGATTTGGAAATCAGCCTAATCTCCCCATCCGGGACTAGAGTAACCCTAGTTTCAAATTCATGTGGCGGGAACCAGAATATCCTGGCAAACTTTGACGACGATGCCGACAGTTTTATCTGTGGAACAGTGCCAGCCATACAAGGCTCGGTAAAACCTTTAGGATCTTTATCGGTATTCAACGGGGAATCTACTTTTGGAGACTGGATTTTAGAGATAAAAGATATTGCAACCTCTGATGGCGGTGCATTAAAAGCGTTTTCCATGGACATCTGTGTAGAGGGAGTTTTACGGATAGACAATGATAAGGACGGAGTTTTTGACGATGGGGACGACCTCTGCCTGGGCACTCCACCAGGTACTTTGGTCAACCTAAATGGTTGCCCAGTATATATATTCCCGACAGATAATTTTGAGGTGGAAATCAACAGCGAATCTTGTCGCGGAAAGAATGATGGCTCTCTTCGTATCAATGCCGCAATGAATCTCACCTACCAAATTAGTGTTGTAGGAATGGGAGTAACTATCAGTACAGATTTTACAAATTTCCATTTTGAACAAAACTTATCCGCAGGCATTTATACGATTTGCATTGTGGGTACGGACGAGGACAAAACCTATGAGGAATATTGCTTTGAAGCCATCGT
Encoded here:
- a CDS encoding reprolysin-like metallopeptidase, which translates into the protein MVVKLRLVLSISIFFLSYYGAAQSSYWEKRDSYSRTSQKHLSQLEIKKAKIFTLDTSVFRNEIKASTSKKVKKVLVFPDEDGNLIPFQIEESAVLSPALSQKYPEIKSYVGLSLDKKGDRIRFSVSHKGIQSMIVHANGKSATFMQKSSQSNNEYIVYNRGDTYMMDTNFICETKSALETGKGISTNKLVDGQVLRKYRIAISATGEYTAFHGGTVLDALAAINATITRINEVFERDLAISLEIVTDTDKVIYTNKNSDPYGINLNTEVQSTLNTIIGPTNYDLGHLFHKDQNGGNAGFIGSVCIDSRKGSAYSSAITPQGDVFDMDFVAHELGHQFGANHTWSFESEGTLIQAEPGSGSTIMGYAGISGNNNVTLSGDDYFHYFSILQISEYAKTTSCSQEIAIINNPPQIIPTNGHTIPKTTAFVLTGNATDVDVDDILTYNWEQVNDGVVTQTSFGPTNLSGANFRSLQPSVKSSRYFPKLSSIVSGNLTQTNPTTNSTWETVSDVERDLDFALTVRDNSSGGGQVDSDLIKVRVTNQAGPFLITSQASTETYIAGTRQEVIWDVANTDQQPVNEQKVDIYFSANGGASFPIQLAEGVPNDGRHEILIPSFATPTARIMVRAHNNIFLAVNTTNFIIAESEIVLDFPKLQYEVCQGNDLSTPFTYTTFDGFSEEATFSVTGIPPGLGVDFSPLSTAVNDTLVDITFSNTNAANPGLYPITITATTISHTKSIVIDLNILDTNFTDVVLQLPANGATDTGIGTKLEWESNPNYSAFEVEIAEDPGFTTIIETNNTIFNTYLTNSLTEGETYYWRVKPINSCGEGTFSPPFSFSTIDLDCYTKIASGLPMTISSSGTSTTTSTITVLNDLPIADINVNLDLTHSFLADLEISLISPSGTRVTLVSNSCGGNQNILANFDDDADSFICGTVPAIQGSVKPLGSLSVFNGESTFGDWILEIKDIATSDGGALKAFSMDICVEGVLRIDNDKDGVFDDGDDLCLGTPPGTLVNLNGCPVYIFPTDNFEVEINSESCRGKNDGSLRINAAMNLTYQISVVGMGVTISTDFTNFHFEQNLSAGIYTICIVGTDEDKTYEEYCFEAIVNEPPPLTVTSKLTPDGKQAILTLEGSNEYQIELNGILTTSTSPNVMLDLKKGVNHLKVYTNIPCQGVFEDQFLLLYKPQASPNPFKEEVNISLEQITESVDVETYTFTGQYIGRKTYQPNKDGFTIDFSGLPSGIYILKVKGATVNSTIRVIKK